The proteins below are encoded in one region of Sphaerodactylus townsendi isolate TG3544 linkage group LG06, MPM_Stown_v2.3, whole genome shotgun sequence:
- the LOC125434934 gene encoding matrix Gla protein-like has protein sequence MRTLIVLVFLAVLTVTTFCYESYESMESHEFASPFINRRNAYNFMRTPPRRNSIVQERIRERNKTPQERQREICEDYNPCERYALRHGYAAAYRRFFGLRRG, from the exons atgcGGACCCTCATTGTTCTTGTGTTCCTGGCTGTCCTGACGGTTACAACTTTCTGTTATG AGTCCTACGAGAGTATGGAATCACATGAATTTGCAA GTCCTTTCATTAACAGAAGAAATGCGTACAACTTCATGAGGACTCCACCCAGGAGAAATTCGATTGTGCAGGAAAG GATCAGAGAGCGCAATAAGACCCCCCAGGAACGGCAACGGGAGATCTGCGAGGACTACAATCCCTGTGAACGTTATGCTCTGCGCCATGGCTATGCTGCTGCCTACAGGCGTTTCTTTGGGCTGAGAAGGGGCTAG